The proteins below come from a single Maylandia zebra isolate NMK-2024a linkage group LG23, Mzebra_GT3a, whole genome shotgun sequence genomic window:
- the aamp gene encoding angio-associated migratory cell protein: MDNSEESAIELHGDEEIIEVIDLNDTEPGPDDLADDLEDVDFDDAGNAGDDNDGWETEDEMEAEAEQDDSDLTFNKHTGSVFCVSLDPATNSLAVSGGEDDKAYVWRVSDGEVLLECTGHKDSVTCAMFSHDSSLVASGDMSGLIKVWKVETKEEIWSFEVGDLEWLEWHPCAPVLLAGTNDGNVWMWKIPAGDCKTFQSSACQATSGKVLPDGKRAVVGYEDGTVRVWDLKQGNAIHVIKGQDGHQGALTCLACNKDGSLMLTGSVDGCAKLINITTGKVVGAFSVEGGKGKGSKDEEESNSVESVGFCNILPLIAVAYLDGTLAIYDLSTQALRHRCRHEAGIVHLQWEQSSSVVSTCSLDGALRLWDARSGNMVAEYKGHTAEILDFTMNREATLAVTASGDNQVKVFCLQRPDR, from the exons ATGGACAACTCCGAGGAAAGTGCCATTGAGCTCCACGGAGATGAGGAAATTATTGAAGTCATCGACCTGAACGACACGGAGCCTGGCCCAG ATGATTTGGCTGATGACTTGGAGGACGTCGACTTCGATGACGCTGGAAACGCAGGTGATGACAATGACGGCTGGGAGACTGAGGACGAGATGGAGGCTGAGGCAGAGCAGGACGACAGCGATCTCACCTTCAACAAACACACCG GCTCGGTGTTCTGTGTGAGTTTGGACCCAGCGACCAACAGCTTGGCTGTGAGCGGAGGGGAGGATGATAAGGCCTATGTTTGGAGGGTGAGCGATGGGGAAGTTCTGCTGGAGTGCACAG GTCACAAGGACTCAGTGACGTGTGCCATGTTCAGCCATGACTCCTCCCTGGTGGCATCCGGAGACATGAGCGGCTTGATTAAAGTCTGGAAAGTAGAAACTAAAGAGGAGATCTGGTCCTTTGAAGTGGGAGATCTGGAG TGGCTGGAGTGGCATCCCTGTGCTCCAGTGCTGCTAGCGGGAACGAATGATGGCAACGTGTGGATGTGGAAGATCCCCGCAGGAGACTGTAAAACCTTCCAGAGTTCGGCCTGTCAGGCCACCAGCGGCAAAGTCCTCCCCGATG GTAAACGAGCTGTGGTGGGTTATGAGGATGGAACAGTACGCGTGTGGGACTTGAAGCAGGGAAATGCTATCCACGTCATTAAAG GTCAGGATGGACACCAGGGGGCGCTAACCTGCCTGGCTTGCAATAAGGACGGCTCTCTGATGCTGACAGGTTCAGTGGACGGCTGTGCAAAGCTCATCAACATCACCACGGGAAAG GTGGTCGGCGCGTTCTCTGTGGAGGGAGGCAAAGGAAAAGGCTCCAAAGATGAAGAGGAATCGAACTCTGTGGAATCTGTGGGATTCTGCAACAT CCTGCCGCTCATCGCTGTCGCGTACTTGGACGGGACTCTGGCCATATATGATCTCTCCACGCAAGCCCTGAGGCACAGATGCCGTCACGAG GCTGGCATCGTTCACCTGCAGTGGGAAcagtcttcttctgtggtgtccACCTGCAGTTTAGACGGCGCGCTGCGCTTATGGGACGCTCGTTCAGGCAACATGGTGGCTGAGTACAAGGGCCACACCGCAGAGATCCTGGACTTCACCATGAACAG GGAAGCCACTCTTGCTGTAACCGCTTCAGGAGACAACCAGGTGAAAGTCTTCTGCCTCCAAAGACCCGATCGGTAA
- the LOC101464223 gene encoding G-protein coupled bile acid receptor 1, whose protein sequence is MDSDDSYVLLSEEQLIYIITIPLSTSIILANLVIILGISWNRQLHNTPNYFFLSLLVADLCTGVALPFIPLMGLNRHLSFSSCLVAHVFPNFLFLAFLFNLVMVHYERYICIIDPLHYSNLWMHRSFPLTLLVVWTPALLYASLPAFGWNNWTGSDFNSCCESTQNLTAFSNCLANTTSCCSYRRVFPNAFIFLEVYGLVLPAILAIAAMTGHVLWITRGQLKDICRLHRSVERGSQASDQEQKLNLRYTRCVVAVSLTFLACWVPYLIYMHVSIALVVSDPKRSSTTHIVLSCTGIGSMAVVPIVLGLANRQYTEPALKLLQKLRDRWRPRTQASEEATV, encoded by the coding sequence ATGGACTCTGACGACTCCTATGTTCTGCTCTCTGAAGAGCAACTCATCTACATCATCACCATTCCCCTGTCGACCTCCATCATCCTGGCCAACCTCGTCATCATCTTGGGCATCTCCTGGAACCGCCAACTCCACAACACGCCCAACTACTTCTTCCTCAGCCTGTTAGTAGCCGACTTGTGTACGGGCGTGGCACTGCCGTTCATACCGCTGATGGGTCTAAACAGGCATTTAAGTTTTAGCTCCTGTCTGGTGGCTCACGTGTTCCCAAATTTCCTCTTCTTGGCGTTCCTCTTCAACCTGGTAATGGTTCACTATGAGCGCTACATATGCATTATTGACCCCTTGCATTACAGTAACCTGTGGATGCATCGCAGTTTTCCCTTAACGCTGCTTGTGGTGTGGACTCCGGCACTTTTGTATGCATCTCTACCTGCCTTTGGCTGGAATAACTGGACAGGGTCAGATTTTAACAGTTGCTGCGAAAGTACCCAAAATTTAACGGCATTTTCAAACTGCTTAGCAAATACAACCAGCTGTTGCTCGTACAGGAGGGTGTTCCCCAATGCATTTATCTTCCTGGAGGTGTATGGACTTGTTTTACCTGCTATTCTGGCCATCGCCGCCATGACCGGCCATGTTTTGTGGATCACCCGAGGCCAGCTGAAGGACATATGCCGCCTCCATCGTTCGGTGGAGCGAGGAAGTCAGGCCTCTGACCAGGAGCAGAAGCTGAACCTGCGGTACACGCGCTGCGTGGTAGCAGTGTCGCTGACTTTTCTCGCCTGCTGGGTTCCCTACCTCATTTACATGCATGTCTCCATAGCACTGGTGGTCAGCGACCCCAAGCGGAGTTCTACCACTCACATTGTGCTGTCCTGCACTGGTATCGGAAGCATGGCTGTAGTGCCGATTGTGCTGGGCTTGGCCAACAGGCAATACACAGAACCTGCGTTAAAACTTCTCCAGAAACTCAGAGACAGGTGGAGGCCAAGGACACAGGCATCAGAGGAAGCCACAGTCTGA